DNA from Paenibacillus sp. JQZ6Y-1:
TGGAGCAGGCAGACAAAGCCGACGTGCTGGCGATCGGTCCCGGCTTAGGACGATTTGAAGGAGATGGAGAATGGCTGCATCAGCTGTGGGAACAAAGTGACCAGCCGCTTGTGATTGATGCCGACGGTCTGAATATTCTGGCAGAAGCCGATGGATTGGCAAAATGGTCCAAACGCACAGCCCACACCATCCTCACTCCGCATCCCGGCGAAATGTCCCGTCTAGCAGGCATATCCACAAAGGATGTACAGCGTGATCGTATCGGTCTGGCACGTCAATTTGCACAGAAGCACGGGGTCACCTTGGTACTTAAAGGCGCTCGTACCGTTGTCGCTTCGCCAGATGGCCGTGTGTTCGTGAATACGACAGGACATCCGGGTATGGCAACGGGTGGCTCTGGTGACGTATTAACTGGCGTAATCTCCGGTTTGCTTGGACAGGGATTGGATGGTATTCAGGCAGCAGCATTCGGTGTGCATCTGCACGGACATGCCGGTGACATCGCCGCCCTATCGCGTCCCGGTAATCCGGCATCTCTACTGGCAGGCGATATTATTGAGCATCTGTAATATAAAACGCTCAAGCGAAGCACGTAGGTTCTTTTCTACAACGATCCATACTGAATACTAAATACTAGCGAAATTCTAAAATAAGCAAAGAACCAAGAACCAAGAACCAAGAACCAAGAACCAAGAACCAAACAAGCAAACAAGCGGCTACCCTTCACATGCAGAGGGCAGTCGCTTGTTTGTATGTTTCGATTTTGCTATATGAATCATCTTTTGGAGAAGAGGGGTCAACCATAAGGGTGTGATCCAGCATGTCATTCATCTGGCAGATCAGTCAGTTGAAGCGAAAGGCATATTAAATCTTGAAAGTATTCACTGAATCCTGCAAACGTTCAGCCAATTGAGCCAGTGTTTGCGAAGAGGTCGCAGTCTGTTCACACGCGGAAGCAACTTCTTCACTAGCGGCAGCGATTTCGTTGACCGAATGAACCACATCGGACGATTGGGCGCTTTGTTCTTCACTGGCAGCGGCAATTCCGTTGATTTTCAGTGACGAGTCATTGATGCGACCCATAATCTCGTTAAATGCTTCGCTTGTACTCACCGAATGTTCGGTGTTGAGCTCAGCAGTGTTCAGGCTTTGCTGCATATTTTTCTGCATCGAACGAATGATGCCGGTAATTTCCTTGGTGGCGCTTCCGCTGCGCTCTGCCAGCTTGCGCACTTCGTCGGCAACGACAGCAAAGCCCTGTCCCTGTTCACCAGCGCGTGCCGCTTCAATCGCAGCGTTCAGCGCTAGCAAATTGGTCTGATTGGCAATATCGTCGATCACCTCAATAATGTCGCCGATCTGGTTAGAGTCCAGCTCCAGCTTGCGCATTTGAGCGCTCATCAGCTGCATGCCATCGGCAGATTGATTTACCAGATCACTACCTTTGCGAGCTTTTTCCACTGTACGATCAGCAATTTCGGCAGCTTCTTCAGCGCTGTGTGCTACATCATCAATCGCTGTCGACATATCACGGAACAATTGGGCAATGGAGTGGGCAGATTGGGACTGGTTGGCGCTGTTGCTGGCAATTTCTTGCGTACTCGCGGAGATTTGCTCGGAAGTGGCAGCGACATTTTGAGCCGAATCAATAATGCTGGCTACTAGCATGTTCAGACGATTGGACATATCATTGGCAGCGGCAGCCAGTTGTCCGATCTCATCGCGTCCAGTCAACGAGGAGCGCTGACGCAGATCACCGGCAGCTACATCTTTGAGCAGATTGGCAATCTGTTTGAGTGGACGGCTGATCATACGAGCGATGATCGTTCCTAGTAGCAAGGAGAACGCAAAGCCAACGATCACCCAGACTGTCGTCCATAGGCGAGAGTTATTAAATATCGTATTGGCAGACTGGTTGGCATTGCTTGCCTGCTGCACATTCAGTTCATTCAGTTTGGCGATGCTGGCGTACATATCGGTGCCAGCTGGCAACACACTTTCTTTGACAAAGGTTTGGAAGGCGCTAGCCGATGACGTTTGTGCCAGTTGAATCGCTTGATTGTAGACTTCCTGATACTTTGTCCACAGCTGTTCAAAGTTTTTCAGTTCTGTTTGTTCCTGGGTAGAGAGTGGGGTGCTGCGATAACCAGCGATGCCTGTGTTTACGTCTTCAATCAGACCGGGTACGGTGTCCAATGCGGTTTGTTTATCTTGTGTAGTAGAGCTGAGAGCAATATCGCGCGAAGCGACACGCATTTTTTGCAGAGACAGTTCGGCGTCAGACAGATGCTGCATGGAAACTAGATTATTGCTGTACAGATTATCGACGCTGCCCTTCATCCGGTTTAAATTGATCATGCTATACAGACCGACAGCAGCAACGATAAGGGATACTAGAATAAAAGCAACGATCAACTTGGTGAACGTCTTAAAATTACCGGCAATTCGCATAATATTCACTCCATTTAGTGTAGTGTGATGCTTGGCTAGAGCTATGTAATTCACAAAATCAAATTACAACTGCCAGATGCGTGTGCGTAACGTTCGGGCTATGAATAAGGAGAGAAATGGACGGTTCAAATAGCAACCGTTGAGAGAGAAGGATAGAATTGGAAATAAACATTTACATATAACTATTTCGTCACTTTATTCAAAAAAATAATATTAAATCCATAATTTTCAAAAAAAGTTTATATGTATCTCATACCCGAACGTATGCTCATTAAGCGAGCATACGGAGTAAAAAAGGGATAAAATTGCTGGTATTTTCCCATTGATGACCGTTGTTCCGTAGGAATGAATAGAGCGAATACAGCAGTAAACAGCAAATAAAAAAGGCAGCCTCCGTAGAGACTGCCTTGGGGTAACAATGAGGAATGGCATAGCTCGCAATACAAGATTGCTGTGTACTGTTAGCTCATTCCATTTACAGGTCTTCTTTGATTTCTTGTTTGACTTCTTTTACTGCGTTCTCATCTTCTGGAATCTCGCGTTTGCTGGACAAGAACCAACCGGCAGCAGCAATGGCGACGAGAACAACGTAGAAGCTGAGCTTCCAAATTTTATTTTCAGGGAAGTGCTCTGGAATGACTGCCAGTGCTGGGTGAGCCAATGTAATGACGGACAGCTTCACACCGACCCAGCCGACGATAACAAATGCGGCAACTTCCAGACCCGGACGCTCCTGCAACAGACGAACGAAGAACGAGGCGGCGAAACGCATGATGATCAGACCGATCAGACCACCCAAGAAGATAACGATAAACTGACCGCCATCCAGACCGCCGATTGGCGGCAATCCACTTGCAGGCAACGCGACAGCCAATGCAACCGCCGCCAGAATGGAGTCAACCGCAAACGCGATATCAGCAACTTCGACCTTGAAGACGGTCATCCAGAAGCCGGATTGCTTTTTCGGGTTAGCAGCTGGACCTTTGTCATCGGCAGCTTCATCTGTCTTCGACTTGGCGAACACATGGCGGACGATGTGGTTAATGGAGATGTACAACAGATACAGGGCACCAATCGCTTGCACCTGCCACACGTCAACGAGGAACGAGATAACGAACAGGGAAGCGAAGCGGAATACGAATGCCCCGAATAAACCGTAGAACAATGCCTTTTTGCGCTGCTCCTCCGGCAAATGCTTAACCATAATCGCCAGTACCAACGCGTTATCGGCAGCAAGCAAACCTTCCAGCGCGATCAATACGAGCAGTACCCAGCCATACTCTAACAATAATGCTGCATCCATAAGACTCCTCCTAGAAATAAATTGTTGTTAACGGCCATTAGCAGCCTCTATATAAAAAGAGACCTTTACCACAAAGGTAAAGGTCTCCCAAGAAATAGCGAGTCTTCACCAATTTTGTGGTAAAGGTCTCGCTAACAATGACATTCAGATTTCGAATGATTGCCAAGCAAAGCCGGGGTTATTCACCCGTAATGACGACGTTGCCTGTACAGCTACTCCCCTTTAACAGGAATAGGTTTATGAAATTAAGGTAGTGTTTGAAGTGGGAATGAGTATATATAACACCGGATGGTTCGGATTGAAGCAGCCCGGCTGTTACATTAAGCACATCATATGCAATTTACTAGTATAAGTCAATATTTTGTACAATAAAATTTTGCAAAAGTAGAAAATATTGCTTGTGCTTATCGTGCTTGGATTGGCTTATTTTATCTACTTTGACTACTTGCACGATTTCATTCTACAAACTTAGCGGAGATTGCCAGAGAATAACCTGTCGCTGATAGATGCTCTGCTGCACATCAATGACTCGCTGATTGCTGCTGCCACGATACGGCAGAGACACATCGCGTAGCGACTTCTCGAATCTTCCATCAATCAATACGTCGCATAAGGATAGAAGTTTCAAATATTTTTGAGGTTGTTGAAAAAAGATTTGCTCCCATGTAAATCCGCTATATATCCAGATCGACAGCTGGGGCAATTGCGCACGCACCTTCTCCACAAATAGCGCTACGTCGTCAGCAGAGAAGAACGGATCGCCGCCCGCAATCGTCAACCCGTCTAGTAGCGGATTACGTGCCATGCCGTCGATGATGTCCTGCTGTAACGAAGCGGTAAATGGTTCCCCAGCGGTAAACGACCATGTATGCGGACTGAAGCAGCCCGGACAAGCATGACGACAGCCGCTAATAAAGACAACCGCCCGCACACCTCGCCCTTCATTGATCGACTCTGGAATATAACCGCAAATGTTCATGCTCATCAGCGATGCTTGAGCCGGTCGCGCACCTCTGCCTGCTTGGCAGGGTTGAAGCGCGTCTGATAATCGCCAGTCAGATAGCCGGTGACGCGGCGCAGACGGGCGATATGGACGTGCTGCTCTGATTCCCCGCATGATGGGCAATGGGAGCCGATGATGCCTTCATATCCGCAGGCAGTGCAACGATCCACTGGATGATTGATGCTAAAATAGCTGATTTGCTGCGATAGAGCGTAGTGTATGATCCGCTGTAGCGCTTCATGATTTTGTCGTGCATTGCCGTCCAGCTCGATATAGGAGATCGCGCCCGCGTTGCATAGCTCATGGAATGGCGCTTCCAATCGAATTTTATCGGCGGCAGGGATGCTGTGATAGACCGGAATATGAAAGGAGTTCGTGTAGTATTCACGATCGGTAACACCAGCAATACTGCCGTAATGCTGACGGTCCACGGCGACGAATTTGCCGGATAGCCCCTCGGCGGGCGTTGCCATCAGCGAGAAATTCAGATTGTACTGTTCGCTCCACTGATCGCATATGTTACGCATATGGCGTATCATGTTCAGCGCTTTTTGATAGATCGCATCATCTGCACCATGATGGCTACCATACAGAGCATACATACATTCCGCTAACCCGATAAAACCAATCGACAGCGTACCATGCTTGAGCAGCTCCCCAACGGCATCGTCCGGTGCCAATTCATTGCCACCTTCCCATACCCCTTCCCGCATCATAAAGTCCGAAGCCTTGGCAGGCTGCGCCGCCTGAATGTGAAACCGATGCAGTAGGGCTTCCACCGCCAGCTGCATACATTCGTCCAACGCTCGGTAAAAGCCCTGTTCATCCGGCTCCTGACGACGAACTGACGTCATGGAATCATCCGAAGACGCTACGAAGAAAGACATGTTCGATCTTGGTATCACCGATCTTGGCATCACAGTACCGTAATCCAGCCCCAGCTTCACCAGATTGATCGTGTTAAAGGACAGATTGCCCTTACCGGACAGATGATTCCGTCCAAATCGGTCGGCAACGACGCGTGTACGGCAGCCCATCGTGGCAAACTCCGTATCGGGATCACCTTCTACCAGATATTCGCGATTTAGCGGCGCATCCAGATTCGCGAAGTTTGGATATAGCCGACGCGATGTACAGTCGATTGCTTTTAGGAATAGGTCGTAATTGGGATCGCCGGGCTGTTGATTAATGCCCCGCTTGCACTTGAAGATTTGAATCGGGAAAATAGGTGTCTCGCCATTGCCCAAGCCGCGAACGGTCGCCGCTAGCAGGCTCTCCATTACCAATCGACCTTCCGGCGAGGTACATGTCCCATAATTAATACTTGTAAACGGAATCTGTCCGCCGCCTCGACTCGACATCGTATTCAGATTATGAATGAGACTCTCCGCTGCTTGGAATGTCTCATTGCGCGTCTCTTCCATTGCATATCGGTAAGCCAGCGGATAATGTAGCTCCAGCTCGCTGTCATTCATATGCGCCTGTGCGATCAACTGCTCCCTCTGTGTAATAGATTGCTCCTCAGAGAGCTGCGTTGCTGTCCATTCGCCCAGATAATGCAGCCCTTTGCGCAGATGCTTGCGGAACGAACGGGTGACATACGGTGCCAGATCATAATCCAGCTTGTTGGCAGCAACACCGCCGTATTGAGAGTTTTGCTGGCATTGGAAAATAATCGCCACCTGCGCCATTGCTGTCATAATCGAATTGGGTGTACGCAGACTGCCGTTACCGCTGCTAAAGCCATCTCGTAGTAGCCGTTCAAACGGAATAAAGATACAGTTGGTCGTACCGAGCGCATAATGATCCAGATCATGAATATAGATACGATTCTGCTGGACCGCTTCGGCGATATGCGGCGGAAGAATACGTGCCTTTGTATAATATTTTGAATATTCACTGCCAAATCGGCTCATTTTACCGGAAAAGCTGTCGCCGTTCAGATTGGCATTCTCACGTGCTGATTCGTGCTCACCATACATAATATGTGCGCCCATCTCCATGATGGGATGCTGTTCATATGATGTCGTTACAGGGATGCTCGGTGCCACTTGTATATCTGATGCTGCTGGTGGCGGAGTGGAAGTGTCGTCATGGCTCAACAAGTGAGCAGGGTTCATCAGGGAGCGATGAATAGTCATCAGTTCAGCTCATCCTTTCCATTACTCAAATGGTCCATACTAAACATAAACAATCGGTAATTGTATTCTATATGTAGGCGTTCAGTCTGTGATATGACACAATATATTGACAAAGGTATAAAATCGCATGTGCCTTGATGCTATGCGAAAAGAAAGGAAAGATCAGTACATTGTCTGATGGTAGGGTTGGATTTTGGGTAAAACAGGAATAGAATACAATCAAATGCGGTATAGAGGAGGAGTTTACGATGGCAATTGCAGAAGTGACCGTGATTCCGGTCGGTACAGGCAGCACCAGTCTGAGTTCGTATGTGGCACAAATGCAGCGTGTATTGGATAAACAGCAGGGGATCAGCATTCAATTGACACCGATGAGTACGATTATCGAGGGTGAGATTGGCGATGTGTTCCGAGCGATTCAAGCGTTGCATGAAAGCCCGTTTGAGGAGGGAGCGGGACGTGTATCCACAGCGGTCAAAATTGATGATCGGCGCGATCATCCGACGTCAGCACAGTACAAATTGGATTCTGTACGTAGTAAATTAGCGGATTCCAACCCCTCTTGAGCAAAAAAAGCCTAAAATCGCAAAATTAATGGCTTTTTTAGGTCAAGTTCATAAAGTTTTAAGAAAAGGTGGCTATAGTTAACGCATACCCCTTTTGAATATATAAACAGATTGAACGCCATGGACTGCGACCGTGGCGTTCTTTTTTTGCCCAATATTATAAATCAGGATACCTAAAATGATAAAATTAATGTTTCTTTAAGGTTATTGTCAGGTTTTTTTAAGATATATGCGGTATAGTGTCTGTAATAACCCCTTTTGAATTACTATATCTTTAGACCTCATCAGCTGCGAATGATGAGGTCTCTTTTTTTGCTCTTTTTTGGTGGTGGGGAGGGGATAGAGTTTTGTGCGGACATCACTTCGGAAAGGAATAAGGAAACAGGACTCCGGTGGAGGCACGAGAATCTACGGAATAGGAGTGAATGTAGATTCTCGCACCTCCAAAGTAGTAAGATATTTTGCTTCGCAAAAATCACTTTTCATTGAACAACGTGTTTGAAAATCGCAAACACTAGAAGTCGCCCTTTTTCCTTATTTCGTTTCCTTCGTTATGTGCGGGTGCAGACTTTATCGTTTTTACATCTTATGCAAAAGAGGGCTTTTAGAGGTTGAGCATTAAGGATATGGGTCTATAAATTGGACGATCCCCGGTGGGACAACGTGTGGTTGTCCTGCCGGGGATCTGGTGTTGCGTCTTATGTTTGATTTGTGCTTGAAATGCCATAAGCCGTTCATGCAGCCTACGAGCCATATGTGAATTGCTTCATGCTCAACAATGTGTGTAATTGGTGTAGCCGGATTTTGCGTGGCATGTTGGGATGCCTGAGGTGCAAAATGTACTGCTTTAGTTACAGAGTCAGGCTGCGTAGACCTGCTCTCCGGTGTCATATGGCTGCTTAACTGCAGCTATCGTTAACCCGTAACCCCGTGTGCGGTGAATGTGAAATGGATGGACGGGGACGGTTTTGGTTCGCTTGCTTTGTGTATACAGGATGGACGTACATGGAATAGCCTCGCTCTGTATACGATGAATCCAAAACAACAAAAGCCCTACCTCTCTTTTGTCCTTGCGGCTCCGATGACCGCGCCAGTGTGAATCAGATACTCAAATTTCAATGGTTTGTAAGAAAAGAAAGGAAATTTGAAATGATTCCGGCAGCACCCGGAAAATTGCGAAGGATAAAACCGAGGGTTAAAAACAACACTTCATAGTATACACCTATACTGCATAAAAGTCAAAAATTAGCATGAGGATATGAAAATACGAACAGTAATAGAGATACAAAAAGAAGGACACAAACAGATGTACAAAGAGAGAGACAAAAAAAGGACTTCCGGTGAAGGAAGTCCTTTTTTTGTATCCAGCGTTCGTTTGCGAAGAGGCAAGCAGGGAGTCTGCGATGTATTCCCTAGTTGACCTGTATGCCGCTTCCGTCTCCATCCGCGGAGCGGAAGGGTGCAAACGATAAAGTGGATTAATATACTTTAGACAGTGTGATCATGCCGCCGCTGTAGGACATGTTCCAGTCGAAGTTCTCAGCGAACCAACGTACTGGCACCATTGTGTGACCGTTGCGGGAAATGATCGGTTGGTTCAAGCCTTTGCGCATGTTGTCTACTTTGTAGACTTTGGCATTTGTACCTTTGGTCCAGAACTCGTAGCGAGCCAGACCAGTATCCAGCCATGTTGTATCTGTCATTGCATCGTAAGATACTTTCATGTTGGCGTTAGCTGCCAGGTAGCGCAATGGCACGTATGTAGTGCCCATGTATTCTACTGGCATAATAGCCATGCTTTTTGTCATACCGTTCACCATGTACATTTTGCTGCCCAGTGTAAACTGGATCGCTCTTGTTTGCAGCTCCGGATTATAGTCGGCAGTTGTACCTTCCGCAGCGAAAGCGCCAGCGGCTGGCAACATCAGGGAAAGACCCAGTACAGGTGCAAGCAGTTTTCTCATTTTCATGGTTGATTACCCCTTTGCAAGTTATGTGTATTTGATTTCTCAGACTGAAGCGATAAGCGAAAGATACAGACAACGGCTGTACTATAACGCTTACATCAGCTGAGAATGATACAGCTGAATTTTCGATTTCTGCCCGTTATGATGCCGCGCGCTGCAACATCGGGATGATCGAATTTGTCGATACGCTGCTGTCTAAGTATTGTATAAACCTATTCCAAAGTAGTTAATCAGATAGTACCAAAAAAGTTACAATTTTGTTTCGTGTATGAATATATGGTTGTGGGTCCATCGAAGGGAAAGCAAGCGAGCAATGCAATATTGTGCTGCATTACATAGCTAAAATAGCGTCCTGCATAGACTTACCCCTAAAGTGTAATAGTGATTCCATTTGGACTACGGAAATGAATCTAGAATATACAGTTACAAGCGCATCATATAGCGGCAGGCGTATCAGGATATAAAAAACGACCAGCAGCCCCAGATGGAGAGCTGCTGGTCGTTGCATATAAAAGCGTGATCTGCAATGCAAGCGAGGGGTGTATGTCTTCTTTACACGTCTACACCTGCTTATTGCCGTGACACTTCCTGAAGCTTATTACAAAGAGATTAGTACGTTTTGCTCAGGGAAATGACACCGTTGGCATAGCCCAGTTTCCAGTCAAACGTATCAGCGACCCAGCGTACTGGAACGAGGGTACGTCCGTCTCTGGAAATGACCATTGCTTTCGCCTTCATTTGCATATTGTTCACTTTGTAAATATTGGAGTTCACCCAGAATTCGATTACTTCTTTACCAGTATTCAGGGTTGTCGTTTTGGTTTTGTTGTTGTAGGACATGGTAGCGCCAATGTTGGCAGCCAGATAGCGGATCGGAATATACGTATTGCCTTGGTATACGACCGGCTTGGTAGTCATCGTAGCGGACTTACCATTTACCATGTACATTTTGCTATTCAGGGTAAACTGAATCACTTTGGTTTGCAGCTCAGGGCTGGCATCAGCAGTTGTATTGCCGGAACCAGTGCCTGTGTTACCCATACCCGGCATATTGCTGTGATCTACTGGTGGAGTGTTTGTGCTTGGTGTCGTGGAGCCACCACTGGATGTACCGCCGAATTTGGTCGGGAATTGGTTCACGATTGCTTCGCTCAGAGTATCAGCAAACATAAACATATGAGCATAGGCTTTACGTTCTTGATCGTATGCACCCGTGTAGTTTTTGGCTACATAATCGTCAAATGCCATCAGCAGCATATTGATATGCTCTTCCAGACCAGCTTCCAAGGCTGCTTGTGGCAGATTCGGATTGGCATCAGCAAAGAATTTGGCTTGCGTTACTTTGTACTCTGCCAGCTCGTCTTTTGCTTTTTGCTTGGCTGTGCTGTCATTGGCAGCTGTTGCTTTCACATAATCAACAAAGTAGCCGATATGTGAGCCCCAGATCGTTTTAAATGATTGACCCGCAGCGTCACCGTATACAGAAGCAACGGCAGCAGACAGTTCATCGGTATTTTTGTTCAGTAGTGCGGCAGCTTGATCAAAGTCAGGCGCACCGTCGATCCCTTTTTGCATCGCCCACACTGCCAGCGTCGCGTGTTCGCCCAGCAGAATGCCCAGACCGGAACGCAGATCAGAGGCTTGTGTAGTCGACATGTCGCTCG
Protein-coding regions in this window:
- a CDS encoding anaerobic ribonucleoside triphosphate reductase, which translates into the protein MEMGAHIMYGEHESARENANLNGDSFSGKMSRFGSEYSKYYTKARILPPHIAEAVQQNRIYIHDLDHYALGTTNCIFIPFERLLRDGFSSGNGSLRTPNSIMTAMAQVAIIFQCQQNSQYGGVAANKLDYDLAPYVTRSFRKHLRKGLHYLGEWTATQLSEEQSITQREQLIAQAHMNDSELELHYPLAYRYAMEETRNETFQAAESLIHNLNTMSSRGGGQIPFTSINYGTCTSPEGRLVMESLLAATVRGLGNGETPIFPIQIFKCKRGINQQPGDPNYDLFLKAIDCTSRRLYPNFANLDAPLNREYLVEGDPDTEFATMGCRTRVVADRFGRNHLSGKGNLSFNTINLVKLGLDYGTVMPRSVIPRSNMSFFVASSDDSMTSVRRQEPDEQGFYRALDECMQLAVEALLHRFHIQAAQPAKASDFMMREGVWEGGNELAPDDAVGELLKHGTLSIGFIGLAECMYALYGSHHGADDAIYQKALNMIRHMRNICDQWSEQYNLNFSLMATPAEGLSGKFVAVDRQHYGSIAGVTDREYYTNSFHIPVYHSIPAADKIRLEAPFHELCNAGAISYIELDGNARQNHEALQRIIHYALSQQISYFSINHPVDRCTACGYEGIIGSHCPSCGESEQHVHIARLRRVTGYLTGDYQTRFNPAKQAEVRDRLKHR
- a CDS encoding copper amine oxidase N-terminal domain-containing protein: MKMRKLLAPVLGLSLMLPAAGAFAAEGTTADYNPELQTRAIQFTLGSKMYMVNGMTKSMAIMPVEYMGTTYVPLRYLAANANMKVSYDAMTDTTWLDTGLARYEFWTKGTNAKVYKVDNMRKGLNQPIISRNGHTMVPVRWFAENFDWNMSYSGGMITLSKVY
- a CDS encoding methyl-accepting chemotaxis protein gives rise to the protein MRIAGNFKTFTKLIVAFILVSLIVAAVGLYSMINLNRMKGSVDNLYSNNLVSMQHLSDAELSLQKMRVASRDIALSSTTQDKQTALDTVPGLIEDVNTGIAGYRSTPLSTQEQTELKNFEQLWTKYQEVYNQAIQLAQTSSASAFQTFVKESVLPAGTDMYASIAKLNELNVQQASNANQSANTIFNNSRLWTTVWVIVGFAFSLLLGTIIARMISRPLKQIANLLKDVAAGDLRQRSSLTGRDEIGQLAAAANDMSNRLNMLVASIIDSAQNVAATSEQISASTQEIASNSANQSQSAHSIAQLFRDMSTAIDDVAHSAEEAAEIADRTVEKARKGSDLVNQSADGMQLMSAQMRKLELDSNQIGDIIEVIDDIANQTNLLALNAAIEAARAGEQGQGFAVVADEVRKLAERSGSATKEITGIIRSMQKNMQQSLNTAELNTEHSVSTSEAFNEIMGRINDSSLKINGIAAASEEQSAQSSDVVHSVNEIAAASEEVASACEQTATSSQTLAQLAERLQDSVNTFKI
- the nrdG gene encoding anaerobic ribonucleoside-triphosphate reductase activating protein; translated protein: MNICGYIPESINEGRGVRAVVFISGCRHACPGCFSPHTWSFTAGEPFTASLQQDIIDGMARNPLLDGLTIAGGDPFFSADDVALFVEKVRAQLPQLSIWIYSGFTWEQIFFQQPQKYLKLLSLCDVLIDGRFEKSLRDVSLPYRGSSNQRVIDVQQSIYQRQVILWQSPLSL
- a CDS encoding MTH1187 family thiamine-binding protein, translated to MAIAEVTVIPVGTGSTSLSSYVAQMQRVLDKQQGISIQLTPMSTIIEGEIGDVFRAIQALHESPFEEGAGRVSTAVKIDDRRDHPTSAQYKLDSVRSKLADSNPS
- a CDS encoding stalk domain-containing protein produces the protein MFKSVLSKACILLMAVVLLVPAAAGAAATTKGAGSDLRAALGQILGEHALLAIIAMQKGIDGKADFDQAAAALNANTDDLTAAIASVYGDAAGQAFKPIWASHIGFFVDYVKATAANDSAGKQKAKDNLAAYKVQQAKFFADANPNLPQAALEAGLEEHINMLLKAFDDYVAKDYTSVYTTADQAYKHMFMFGDTLSGAIEKQFPDKFTSDMSTTQASDLRSGLGILLGEHATLAVWAMQKGIDGAPDFDQAAALLNKNTDELSAAVASVYGDAAGQSFKTIWGSHIGYFVDYVKATAANDSTAKQKAKDELAEYKVTQAKFFADANPNLPQAALEAGLEEHINMLLMAFDDYVAKNYTGAYDQERKAYAHMFMFADTLSEAIVNQFPTKFGGTSSGGSTTPSTNTPPVDHSNMPGMGNTGTGSGNTTADASPELQTKVIQFTLNSKMYMVNGKSATMTTKPVVYQGNTYIPIRYLAANIGATMSYNNKTKTTTLNTGKEVIEFWVNSNIYKVNNMQMKAKAMVISRDGRTLVPVRWVADTFDWKLGYANGVISLSKTY
- a CDS encoding TerC family protein; the encoded protein is MDAALLLEYGWVLLVLIALEGLLAADNALVLAIMVKHLPEEQRKKALFYGLFGAFVFRFASLFVISFLVDVWQVQAIGALYLLYISINHIVRHVFAKSKTDEAADDKGPAANPKKQSGFWMTVFKVEVADIAFAVDSILAAVALAVALPASGLPPIGGLDGGQFIVIFLGGLIGLIIMRFAASFFVRLLQERPGLEVAAFVIVGWVGVKLSVITLAHPALAVIPEHFPENKIWKLSFYVVLVAIAAAGWFLSSKREIPEDENAVKEVKQEIKEDL